The Desulfosporosinus acidiphilus SJ4 genome has a window encoding:
- a CDS encoding carboxyl transferase domain-containing protein, giving the protein MKKILIANRGEIAIRIARAAADLNMQTLAVFSEDDAKSLHQRRADECWALKGTGAAAYLDQGQIISIAKKTGCDAIHPGYGFLSENASFARFCETEGITFIGPSSDILKLFGDKVEARFLAKKCNVPLLAGTLGATSLEEVRDFFLSLGSEGAVMIKAVLGGGGRGMRAVYSLDDLEDAYAYCSLEAKKAFGSGAVYAEQLIHKPQHIEIQIIGDGKQVIHLGERDCTMQRRNQKLMEIAPCPTLSPELREKMIEAALRLAQETRFNNLGTFEFLVDRSVQDEASFVFMEANPRLQVEHTVTEEVTGIDLVRAQIEIAGGKSLSEIGLKEHEVSPKGYAIQLRINTETIDDVGSAQPMGGTIRVYEVPAGPGIRIDGYGYSGYAINPAFDSLLAKLIVTSRSSRFEDVIIKARRILQEFRIEGVATNIPFLLTLLSRSEVVNNDFSARFIEENACELISSLKPLEFPFFEDLSASDSMTSVKNIPEIPAGTQPISAPMMGNVVSIAVFNGDPVRRGQTVAVIEAMKMEHEVKAPLSGYVRKICINPNDVLAAGDVILYLEEAEILGEVKVKDEEIDLDAIRPDLAEVLARHAYGLDSHRNEEVAKRHNNGQRTARENIQDLCDPESFIEYGALTVAAQRKRRPLEELIRKTPGDGLVGGFGSINGSLFGTERSHSLIMAYDFMVMAGTQGAMNHKKMDRMIKIAHEWRLPTVLFAEGGGGRPGDVDANGVTGLDLSTFSQFAGLSGKVPLIGIASGFCFAGNAALLGCCDVIIATKNSNIGMGGPAMIEGGGLGIVRPQEIGPMDIQTQNGVVDIEVTDEKEAVETAKKYLGFFQGTATHWEAADQRLLRRLIPENRLRVYEIRKIIEVLADRESVLELRPRFGLGMITALIRIEGRPFGLLANNPKHDSGAIEAQDADKAARFLQLCNVHRLPVLSLVDTPGFMVGPDMEAKAQVRHVSRMFMIGSHLTVPFFTVVLRKGYGLGAMAMSAGGFQDSFFTAAWPSGEFGAMGLEGAVKHAYRKELESIADPVLREEAYQRFIEEAYEKGKAINVASYLEIDSVIDPADTRRWVINGLKSALLNYKEKKSERFIDTW; this is encoded by the coding sequence ATGAAAAAAATACTTATCGCTAACAGAGGCGAGATAGCTATTCGCATAGCCCGAGCTGCTGCGGATCTCAATATGCAGACTCTAGCTGTCTTCTCAGAGGATGATGCAAAATCATTGCACCAGCGCAGGGCTGATGAGTGTTGGGCACTCAAAGGAACCGGAGCCGCCGCCTATTTGGATCAAGGACAAATAATTTCTATTGCCAAGAAAACCGGCTGTGATGCGATACACCCCGGATATGGCTTCCTAAGTGAAAATGCCTCGTTTGCCCGCTTCTGTGAAACAGAAGGGATAACGTTTATCGGTCCCAGTTCTGACATCTTGAAATTATTTGGTGATAAGGTTGAGGCCCGTTTTCTAGCTAAGAAGTGCAATGTTCCTCTGCTTGCAGGTACACTTGGAGCAACCAGTTTGGAAGAAGTCAGAGATTTTTTCTTGTCTCTTGGCTCGGAAGGGGCTGTTATGATTAAAGCGGTCCTGGGTGGAGGCGGACGGGGAATGAGAGCCGTTTACAGCCTTGACGATCTTGAGGATGCCTACGCCTATTGCAGTTTGGAAGCAAAGAAGGCGTTTGGTTCCGGTGCAGTTTATGCTGAGCAACTGATACATAAGCCACAACATATTGAGATTCAAATCATTGGGGATGGTAAACAAGTAATTCATTTGGGTGAGCGGGATTGTACTATGCAGCGCCGCAATCAGAAACTTATGGAGATTGCGCCGTGCCCGACCCTTTCTCCTGAACTCCGCGAGAAAATGATCGAAGCGGCTTTGCGTTTGGCTCAGGAAACTCGATTTAACAACCTTGGTACGTTTGAGTTTTTAGTGGATAGAAGCGTTCAAGATGAAGCATCCTTTGTTTTCATGGAAGCAAATCCCCGACTTCAAGTTGAGCATACCGTGACCGAAGAAGTTACCGGTATTGATCTTGTCAGAGCTCAGATCGAGATAGCGGGCGGGAAATCTTTGTCAGAGATCGGTTTGAAGGAGCATGAAGTTTCCCCTAAGGGTTATGCCATACAGCTGCGTATTAACACGGAAACCATCGATGACGTGGGCAGCGCTCAGCCCATGGGCGGAACAATCAGAGTCTATGAAGTGCCCGCCGGGCCGGGAATTCGGATCGATGGTTATGGTTACAGCGGCTATGCCATCAATCCGGCGTTTGATTCTTTATTAGCTAAGCTCATTGTTACTTCACGCTCTTCACGATTTGAAGACGTTATTATTAAAGCCCGCCGGATTCTTCAAGAGTTTCGCATAGAAGGGGTTGCGACAAATATTCCCTTTTTGCTGACACTTTTGAGCCGGTCTGAGGTCGTGAATAACGATTTTTCTGCCAGGTTTATTGAAGAAAATGCTTGTGAATTGATTTCGTCTTTAAAACCTTTAGAATTTCCTTTCTTTGAAGACCTTTCGGCCTCGGACAGTATGACTTCGGTAAAAAATATTCCGGAGATTCCCGCTGGAACGCAGCCTATTTCAGCTCCGATGATGGGAAACGTTGTCAGCATTGCTGTTTTCAACGGAGATCCTGTGAGAAGAGGACAGACAGTTGCCGTTATCGAAGCCATGAAGATGGAACATGAAGTAAAAGCTCCGTTAAGTGGTTACGTGCGTAAGATCTGCATCAATCCTAATGATGTGCTGGCAGCCGGGGACGTGATTCTCTATCTGGAAGAAGCGGAAATCCTTGGCGAGGTTAAGGTCAAGGATGAGGAGATAGATCTTGATGCGATTCGGCCTGATCTCGCTGAAGTGTTGGCTCGCCACGCCTATGGATTAGATAGTCATCGAAATGAAGAGGTGGCTAAACGTCATAATAATGGACAGCGCACAGCCCGCGAAAATATCCAGGACCTCTGCGATCCTGAAAGTTTTATAGAATATGGGGCTTTAACTGTTGCCGCCCAGCGTAAACGACGGCCGCTGGAGGAGCTTATCAGAAAAACGCCCGGTGATGGTTTGGTAGGAGGTTTTGGGTCAATTAATGGTTCTCTCTTTGGAACAGAAAGATCACATTCCCTGATTATGGCTTATGATTTTATGGTTATGGCCGGTACCCAGGGAGCGATGAATCATAAAAAGATGGACCGAATGATCAAAATCGCACACGAATGGAGGCTGCCGACGGTTTTATTTGCCGAAGGGGGCGGAGGAAGACCGGGAGATGTGGATGCCAATGGGGTAACAGGTCTCGACCTTTCAACCTTCAGTCAATTTGCCGGTTTGAGTGGCAAAGTTCCCCTCATCGGGATTGCTTCCGGCTTTTGTTTCGCTGGCAATGCCGCTCTGCTCGGATGCTGCGATGTCATTATTGCAACTAAGAACTCCAACATTGGTATGGGCGGTCCGGCAATGATTGAGGGCGGGGGACTCGGGATCGTCAGACCGCAGGAGATCGGTCCTATGGATATACAAACCCAAAACGGCGTGGTTGATATCGAGGTGACAGATGAAAAAGAAGCAGTTGAGACAGCGAAAAAGTATCTCGGCTTCTTTCAAGGCACTGCAACTCATTGGGAGGCAGCGGACCAACGCTTGCTGCGCAGGCTTATCCCGGAAAACAGGCTAAGGGTTTATGAGATAAGGAAAATCATTGAGGTCTTGGCAGATAGGGAATCTGTCTTGGAATTGAGGCCGCGATTTGGTTTGGGAATGATTACTGCCCTTATCAGAATTGAAGGCAGACCTTTTGGCCTGCTTGCCAATAACCCGAAACATGATTCGGGAGCTATTGAAGCTCAAGATGCAGACAAAGCGGCTCGTTTTTTACAACTTTGTAATGTCCATAGACTTCCGGTATTATCTCTAGTTGATACGCCGGGATTTATGGTTGGGCCGGATATGGAAGCAAAGGCTCAGGTCCGCCATGTCAGCCGAATGTTTATGATTGGGTCCCATCTCACTGTGCCCTTTTTTACGGTTGTTCTGCGCAAAGGATATGGACTCGGAGCGATGGCTATGTCGGCCGGGGGTTTTCAAGATTCCTTTTTCACGGCTGCCTGGCCCTCAGGGGAATTTGGAGCTATGGGGCTTGAAGGAGCCGTTAAGCATGCCTACAGAAAAGAACTGGAATCCATTGCCGATCCGGTGCTGCGTGAGGAAGCCTATCAACGTTTTATAGAGGAGGCTTATGAAAAAGGGAAAGCAATTAATGTGGCCTCTTACCTGGAAATCGATTCGGTCATCGATCCGGCAGATACCCGCAGGTGGGTTATAAATGGGTTAAAATCAGCATTGCTGAATTATAAAGAAAAGAAATCTGAGCGATTCATTGATACTTGGTAA
- the nifJ gene encoding pyruvate:ferredoxin (flavodoxin) oxidoreductase, protein MAKKMKTMDANQAAAEASYALTEVATIFPITPSSPMAEGVDEWAAHGKKNLFDQPVRVVEMQSESGAAAATHGSLQAGALTTTYTASQGLLLMIPEMYKMAGNLVPAVFHVSARALATHALSIFGDHQDINAARQTGFTMICSNSVQEAMDLGFVAHLAAIKSRVPVLHFFDGFRTSHEVQKIETTSYDEIRKLVDYDKIKEFRDRALNPNHPVLRGTAQNPDIYFQGREVSNPFFEAVPDIVEDYFKEIKKVTGREYHPFQYYGDPEAEHIIVAMGSVCSTIEETIDFLAQRGEKIGLIKVHLYRPFSKKYFFDVLPKSVKKIAVLDRTKEPGSTGEPLYLDIVQVFDHETSRPLIVGGRYGLGSKDTTPSQILAVYQNLKKAQPKNRFTIGIVDDVSNTSLPIEETIDTSPEGTIRCKFWGLGSDGTVGANKSAIKIIGDNTDLFVQGYFEYDSKKSGGTTISHLRFGKKPIKSSYLVFDADYIACHNRSFIYHYDILKGLKKGGTFVLNCPWRTEEIADHLPAALKRYIAKNNINFYTIDAIAIAGEIGLGGRINMVMQSAFFKLAQVIPVEDAIQYLKDSIEKVYGKKGSNIVEMNQKAVDLGIEALHKVEVPASWAEVPDEEMPVKDEPEFVKKVQRPMARHEGDDLPTSSFVGVEDGTFPLGTTRYEKRGIAVYIPEWQIDKCIQCNQCSYVCPHATIRPFLLDDTELEKAPDTFKTKKPIGKGLEGYHYRIQVSPLDCTGCGNCADICPAPGKAIVMQPADHEIEMESENWEYAIKNVSEKRHLMDVKSLKGSQFARPLLEFHGACPGCGETPYARLITQLFGDRMIIANATGCSSIWGGSAPSIPFTVNAEGRGPAWMNPLFEDNAEFGYGMYLGSKQVRAKLAQLMRQGLESSFSDNLKDAFRDWLDNMEDGEGSKRASDRLLEAMNHEDAAGNSLLCEIKEKKDYLIKPSVWIFGGDGFAYDIGYNGIDHVIASGDDINILVMDTEVYSNTGGQSSKATQTAAIAKFAAAGKKVRKKDLGLIATTYGYVYVAQIAMGANMNQTIKAIAEAESYHGPSIIIAYASCINHGIKSGMGTSIFEEKKAVEAGYWHLWRFDPRLKDQGKNPFMLDSKEPTASFQDFLKGEIRYSSLMTVFPEVAQEMFNVAEGHARDKYQTLKRFADMQY, encoded by the coding sequence GTGGCTAAGAAAATGAAAACAATGGACGCAAACCAAGCCGCAGCAGAAGCATCGTATGCTCTGACTGAGGTTGCAACGATCTTCCCAATCACACCTTCTTCTCCGATGGCTGAGGGAGTTGACGAATGGGCGGCCCATGGTAAGAAGAATTTATTTGACCAACCGGTAAGAGTTGTTGAGATGCAATCAGAATCCGGCGCCGCCGCCGCAACTCACGGCTCCCTGCAGGCCGGGGCTCTGACGACCACCTACACCGCTTCCCAAGGATTACTCCTTATGATTCCTGAAATGTATAAAATGGCCGGAAATCTCGTGCCGGCTGTTTTCCATGTCAGCGCCAGGGCTCTGGCGACCCATGCCTTATCGATTTTCGGCGACCACCAGGATATTAATGCTGCCAGGCAAACCGGTTTTACGATGATCTGTTCGAATAGCGTTCAAGAAGCCATGGATTTGGGTTTCGTTGCTCATCTTGCAGCAATCAAGTCGAGAGTTCCGGTTTTGCACTTTTTTGATGGTTTCAGAACCTCCCATGAAGTGCAAAAAATTGAAACCACAAGTTACGATGAGATCAGGAAGCTCGTGGATTACGACAAGATCAAAGAATTCAGAGATCGGGCTTTAAATCCCAATCATCCTGTTCTCAGAGGTACTGCCCAAAATCCTGATATCTATTTCCAGGGCCGAGAGGTTTCTAATCCCTTCTTTGAAGCTGTCCCGGATATTGTTGAAGATTACTTCAAAGAGATCAAAAAAGTCACCGGACGGGAGTACCATCCCTTCCAGTATTACGGTGACCCGGAGGCTGAACATATTATTGTGGCCATGGGCTCTGTCTGCAGTACCATTGAAGAAACTATAGACTTTTTGGCACAACGGGGGGAAAAGATCGGGCTTATCAAAGTCCATCTATATCGTCCTTTCTCCAAGAAATATTTCTTTGATGTTTTGCCTAAATCCGTTAAAAAAATTGCAGTTCTTGATCGGACGAAAGAGCCGGGTTCCACGGGTGAACCTCTCTACCTTGATATTGTTCAGGTCTTCGATCATGAAACTTCAAGACCCCTCATCGTGGGAGGGCGTTATGGGCTGGGTTCCAAAGATACCACCCCGTCACAAATTCTTGCCGTTTATCAAAATTTGAAGAAAGCCCAGCCGAAAAATCGTTTTACCATTGGTATTGTTGATGATGTGAGCAATACCTCGTTACCTATCGAGGAGACCATCGACACCTCGCCGGAAGGTACTATACGCTGCAAGTTCTGGGGACTCGGTTCTGACGGTACGGTGGGGGCTAATAAAAGTGCCATTAAAATCATTGGAGACAATACCGATCTGTTTGTCCAAGGCTATTTTGAATATGACAGCAAGAAATCCGGCGGCACGACGATTTCCCATTTGCGCTTCGGCAAGAAACCTATCAAATCATCGTATTTAGTTTTTGATGCCGATTATATTGCTTGTCATAATAGGTCCTTTATTTACCACTACGATATCCTTAAGGGGTTAAAGAAAGGCGGAACGTTTGTCTTAAACTGTCCCTGGAGGACAGAAGAAATTGCGGATCATTTGCCGGCTGCACTCAAACGGTATATTGCTAAAAATAATATCAATTTCTATACCATTGATGCTATTGCCATAGCCGGGGAAATCGGACTCGGCGGACGTATCAACATGGTGATGCAGTCAGCCTTCTTTAAATTAGCCCAGGTCATTCCTGTGGAGGATGCCATTCAATATCTGAAAGACTCCATTGAGAAAGTCTACGGCAAAAAGGGTTCCAATATTGTAGAGATGAATCAAAAGGCAGTGGATCTGGGGATCGAAGCTTTACATAAAGTAGAGGTTCCTGCTTCCTGGGCTGAAGTTCCCGATGAGGAAATGCCTGTTAAGGATGAACCTGAGTTCGTTAAGAAGGTGCAAAGGCCTATGGCTAGGCATGAAGGGGACGATCTGCCCACAAGTTCTTTCGTTGGTGTAGAGGACGGAACCTTCCCCTTAGGCACCACACGCTATGAAAAACGAGGAATTGCAGTCTATATTCCGGAGTGGCAAATTGATAAATGCATTCAATGCAACCAGTGTTCCTATGTTTGCCCTCACGCAACGATTCGGCCCTTCCTCTTGGATGATACCGAACTTGAGAAAGCTCCTGATACATTTAAAACTAAGAAACCTATCGGGAAAGGGTTGGAGGGGTACCACTACCGCATTCAAGTTTCACCGTTGGATTGTACCGGCTGCGGCAACTGTGCCGACATTTGTCCCGCACCGGGTAAAGCCATTGTGATGCAGCCGGCAGACCATGAGATTGAAATGGAATCCGAAAACTGGGAATACGCCATTAAAAACGTTTCCGAAAAACGTCATCTCATGGATGTCAAGTCCTTAAAAGGAAGTCAATTTGCCCGACCCTTGCTTGAGTTTCACGGGGCATGCCCAGGCTGCGGCGAAACCCCCTATGCTCGCCTGATAACCCAGTTGTTTGGGGATCGCATGATTATCGCCAATGCTACAGGTTGTTCTTCCATCTGGGGAGGCAGTGCGCCTTCAATTCCATTTACTGTTAATGCTGAAGGCAGAGGACCGGCCTGGATGAATCCCTTGTTTGAAGATAATGCCGAGTTTGGCTATGGCATGTATTTAGGATCAAAACAGGTTCGAGCGAAGCTTGCGCAGCTGATGAGGCAAGGTCTGGAGAGCTCTTTCAGTGATAATCTTAAAGATGCCTTCCGTGACTGGCTTGATAATATGGAAGATGGGGAAGGATCAAAACGAGCCTCTGACCGCCTGCTTGAAGCCATGAATCATGAAGATGCTGCCGGGAATTCGCTGCTCTGCGAAATCAAAGAGAAAAAGGACTATCTCATTAAGCCATCCGTTTGGATTTTTGGCGGCGATGGTTTTGCCTATGATATTGGCTACAATGGAATTGACCATGTCATTGCCAGTGGCGATGATATCAACATCCTGGTTATGGATACGGAAGTCTATTCCAACACCGGCGGTCAATCCTCGAAGGCTACCCAGACGGCAGCCATTGCTAAATTTGCAGCGGCAGGCAAGAAGGTCCGCAAGAAGGATTTAGGACTCATTGCCACCACCTACGGCTATGTCTATGTTGCGCAAATTGCTATGGGGGCGAATATGAATCAAACGATTAAAGCGATTGCCGAAGCTGAAAGCTATCATGGTCCCTCGATCATTATTGCCTATGCCTCTTGCATAAACCATGGGATTAAATCGGGAATGGGAACAAGTATCTTCGAAGAAAAGAAAGCTGTTGAAGCGGGTTATTGGCATCTTTGGCGTTTTGATCCCCGCCTTAAAGATCAAGGAAAGAATCCATTTATGCTTGACTCCAAAGAACCCACGGCTTCTTTCCAAGACTTCTTAAAAGGTGAAATCAGATACTCGTCTCTCATGACCGTATTCCCTGAGGTAGCCCAAGAGATGTTCAATGTAGCGGAAGGACACGCTCGAGATAAATATCAAACTCTAAAACGTTTTGCCGACATGCAGTATTAA